One Aegilops tauschii subsp. strangulata cultivar AL8/78 chromosome 7, Aet v6.0, whole genome shotgun sequence genomic window carries:
- the LOC109776060 gene encoding uncharacterized protein, with amino-acid sequence MEQTNVRLPQLAKIAALLLLFLLVPMVPPSLRAPYLYLLFNALVVGLGVQAGIISVSSRSNLTAQPPAPAPAAAVTPNHHHHLVTSQPPIMAAPLPGRLREVNLLADRGAVNNVVAVAKKLKETIKKVPSRASIFFIGSLDPHDAGEVVDATSKTLHDKEGRQRCKVDASSGDLMSKQELYAKADAFIGNFYKQLKMQREESWNKLQDLCSYHHHHNYKAKAF; translated from the coding sequence ATGGAACAGACGAATGTCAGGTTGCCCCAGCTGGCCAAGATAGCagcgctcctcctcctcttcctcctcgtcccCATGGTGCCTCCTTCTCTGAGGGCCCCTTATCTCTACCTCCTCTTCAACGCCCTCGTCGTCGGCCTTGGTGTCCAGGCCGGCATCATCTCCGTCTCAAGCCGGAGCAACTTAACAGCCCAGCCTCCTGCCCCTGCCCCTGCTGCTGCTGTAACTCCCAACCACCATCACCACCTTGTCACTTCACAGCCGCCGATCATGGCGGCCCCCTTGCCAGGACGACTCAGGGAGGTAAATCTGCTTGCAGATCGTGGTGCTGTCAACAACGTCGTGGCCGTGGCCAAGAAACTGAAGGAGACGATCAAGAAAGTCCCGTCCAGGGCGAGCATCTTCTTCATCGGGAGCCTGGACCCCCATGACGCCGGCGAGGTCGTGGACGCGACGTCAAAGACGCTCCACGACAAGGAAGGGCGGCAAAGGTGCAAGGTAGACGCCTCCTCCGGGGATCTCATGAGCAAGCAGGAACTTTACGCCAAGGCCGACGCCTTCATCGGCAACTTCTACAAGCAGCTCAAGATGCAGAGGGAGGAGTCATGGAACAAGCTGCAGGACCTGTGCAgctaccaccaccaccacaacTACAAGGCCAAGGCCTTCTAG